In a single window of the Perca flavescens isolate YP-PL-M2 chromosome 18, PFLA_1.0, whole genome shotgun sequence genome:
- the katna1 gene encoding katanin p60 ATPase-containing subunit A1 isoform X2: MSLREINENVKLAREYALLGNYSSASVLYHGLLDQIKKYVYTVRDSSVQQRWQQLWQEISEENRQVQDIMSTLENFQLDTTPAKPSNHDDCEIRTVGHVEQRHSPCPVRRPANPYKDSKPPNNRLSVAVRAQQRHSSRGANGDRSKLSKGKEKKESKEPKEAAGKAKDDKNKADVQEKEVKKFDGTGYDKDLVEALERDIISENPNVKWDNIADLEDAKKLLKEAVVLPMWMPAFFKGIRRPWKGVLMVGPPGTGKTLLAKAVATECRTTFFNVSSSTLTSKYRGESEKLVRLLFEMARFYAPTTIFIDEIDSMCSRRGTSEEHEASRRVKAELLVQMDGVGGASENDDPSKMVMVLAATNFPWDIDEALRRRLEKRIYIPLPSTEGRVELLRINLKELEVASDVDLDKISEQMEGYSGADITNVCRDASLMAMRRRIEGLTPEEIRNISRDEMHMPTTMEDFESSLKKVSKSVSKSDLEKYEKWIEEFGSC; the protein is encoded by the exons ATGAGTCTAAGAGAAATCAACGAGAACGTGAAGCTGGCCCGCGAATATGCCTTGCTGGGAAACTACAGCTCGGCCAGTGTTCTCTATCATGGATTACTAGATCAAATCAAAAAGTATGTGTACACTGTTCGGGACAGCAGTGTTCAGCAGAGATGGCAGCAG TTGTGGCAAGAAATCAGTGAAGAGAATCGGCAAGTTCAGGATATAATGTCGACTCTGGAGAACTTTCAGCTGGACACGACGCCTGCTAAACCCAGTAACCATGATGACTGTGAAATAAGGACAGTGGGACATGTGGAACAGAG ACATTCTCCTTGTCCTGTCAGGCGGCCTGCTAACCCCTATAAAGACAGCAAACCTCCCAACAACAGGCTGAGCGTGGCTGTGAGGGCCCAGCAGAGGCACTCGTCTCGTGGGGCCAATGGGGACAGGAGCAAATTATCCAAGGGCAAAGAAAAGAAGGAGTCCAAAGAGCCAAAGGAGGCTGCCGGCAAAGCGAAGGATGATAAG AACAAAGCAGATGTCCAGGAGAAAGAAGTGAAAAAGTTTGACGGGACAGGATATGATAAAGACCTCGTGGAAGCTTTGGAGAGAGATATTATATCTGAGAATCCAAATGTTAAATG GGACAACATTGCAGACTTGGAAGATGCAAAAAAACTCCTGAAAGAAGCGGTTGTGTTGCCGATGTGGATGCCAGCATTTTTCAAAGGCATACGAAGACCATGGAAG GGAGTGCTTATGGTGGGACCTCCAGGCACGGGGAAAACACTTTTGGCTAAAGCAGTTGCTACCGAGTGCAGAACCACATTCTTCAACGTCTCCTCATCTACTCTCACCTCCAAGTACAGAGGGGAGTCTGAGAAGCTAGTTCGACTTCTCTTTGAAATG GCACGTTTTTACGCTCCCACTACGATCTTCATTGATGAAATTGACTCCATGTGCAGCCGCAGAGGGACTTCAGAGGAACATGAGGCCAGCCGGAGAGTCAAGGCAGAGCTGCTGGTGCAGATGGATG GTGTCGGTGGAGCATCGGAAAACGATGATCCATCAAAGATGGTGATGGTGTTGGCTGCCACCAACTTCCCATGGGACATCGATGAGGCTCTGAGAAGACGGCTGGAGAAGAGGATCTACATCCCTCTGCCTTCAA CGGAAGGGCGGGTGGAGCTGCTCCGGATCAACCTGAAGGAGCTGGAGGTGGCCAGCGACGTGGACTTGGACAAGATCTCGGAGCAGATGGAGGGTTACTCAGGAGCCGACATTACCAATGTGTGCAG GGATGCCTCTCTGATGGCCATGAGGCGAAGAATCGAGGGCCTCACCCCGGAGGAGATCCGTAACATTTCCCGGGACGAGATGCACATGCCCACCACCATGGAGGACTTTGAGTCTTCTCTGAAGAAAGTGTCCAAATCTGTGTCCAAATCTGACCTGGAGAAGTACGAAAAGTGGATCGAAGAGTTTGGGTCCTGCTGA
- the ginm1 gene encoding glycoprotein integral membrane protein 1 isoform X2 produces MEMSALLVNVISLLFASVTCTESSPRQLNTENILINVTAGTLADTQLQDSNNLQINLNISVGEEQVLVNDVPVELSGVTRFNCQALLYGINGSSEFESGDLVSTITRVMVSQNRLYSDSEEVVALQVFSEVIEMEGKQVQQPDMCEVKILMSPDFQKLAQFTNIYPIGHSEIFRVPRENDVVVTDPPNPRKDEEQLMSQTTSQYPLKHTETTQEEIAAPGKLPETPLRMDPDLLYDVRYDDEFDVREPSQPDQIQMETPPKELLSSYSAMCQWVEEVRERLRRFSAESLPLFFLVMWVVVIGVVGSAVIVKILDMFFPTCEHKHIFHLNPVTLMPEDEKHTLLENVEIEAEEEEEEKKP; encoded by the exons GAAAACATCCTGATTAATGTGACGGCAGGGACACTGGCGGACACACAGCTGCAGGACTCCAACAACTTGCAG atCAATTTAAACATATCGGTGGGCGAAGAGCAGGTGCTGGTCAATGATGTCCCAGTCGAGCTATCAGGGGTCACCAGGTTCAACTGCCAAGCACTTCTCT ACGGCATCAATGGAAGCAGTGAGTTTGAATCTGGGGACTTGGTGTCCACTATCACCCGTGTGATGGTGAGCCAGAACCGGCTATACAGCGACTCAGAGGAGGTGGTGGCTCTGCAGGTGTTCAGTGAAGTAATTGAGATGGAGGGCAAACAG GTCCAGCAGCCTGACATGTGTGAGGTGAAAATACTGATGAGCCCAGATTTCCAGAAGCTGGCTCAGTTTACCAACATCTACCCCATCGGACACAGTGAGATCTTCAGGGTTCCCCGGGAGAACGATGTGGTGGTCACTGACCCACCAAATCCTAGGAAAG acgAAGAACAGCTGATGTCCCAGACCACTAGCCAGTACCCCCTGAAGCACACAGAGACCACCCAGGAGGAGATCGCAGCCCCGGGAAAGCTCCCAGAGACTCCACTTCGTATGGACCCCGATCTCCTGTACGATGTCAGATACGATGATGAGTTTGATGTCAGAGAGCCGAGCCAGCCGGATCAGATTCAGATGGAAACGCCGCCCAAAGAATTGTTATCATCGTACTCT GCCATGTGTCAGTGGGTGGAGGAAGTGAGAGAGCGTCTCCGGCGCTTCAGCGCCGAGTCGCTGCCTCTTTTCTTCCTGGTCATGTGGGTGGTGGTGATCGGCGTTGTCGGGTCAGCGGTCATCGTCAAGATCTTGGACATGTTCTTCCCAACTTGTGAACacaa aCACATTTTTCACCTAAACCCTGTCACTCTAATGCCCGAGGATGAGAAGCACACTCTGCTGGAGAACGTAGAAATCgaggcagaagaagaagaggaagagaagaagccTTGA
- the katna1 gene encoding katanin p60 ATPase-containing subunit A1 isoform X1 produces MLLVTPTRNVTVLSKSFTMSLREINENVKLAREYALLGNYSSASVLYHGLLDQIKKYVYTVRDSSVQQRWQQLWQEISEENRQVQDIMSTLENFQLDTTPAKPSNHDDCEIRTVGHVEQRHSPCPVRRPANPYKDSKPPNNRLSVAVRAQQRHSSRGANGDRSKLSKGKEKKESKEPKEAAGKAKDDKNKADVQEKEVKKFDGTGYDKDLVEALERDIISENPNVKWDNIADLEDAKKLLKEAVVLPMWMPAFFKGIRRPWKGVLMVGPPGTGKTLLAKAVATECRTTFFNVSSSTLTSKYRGESEKLVRLLFEMARFYAPTTIFIDEIDSMCSRRGTSEEHEASRRVKAELLVQMDGVGGASENDDPSKMVMVLAATNFPWDIDEALRRRLEKRIYIPLPSTEGRVELLRINLKELEVASDVDLDKISEQMEGYSGADITNVCRDASLMAMRRRIEGLTPEEIRNISRDEMHMPTTMEDFESSLKKVSKSVSKSDLEKYEKWIEEFGSC; encoded by the exons CACCATGAGTCTAAGAGAAATCAACGAGAACGTGAAGCTGGCCCGCGAATATGCCTTGCTGGGAAACTACAGCTCGGCCAGTGTTCTCTATCATGGATTACTAGATCAAATCAAAAAGTATGTGTACACTGTTCGGGACAGCAGTGTTCAGCAGAGATGGCAGCAG TTGTGGCAAGAAATCAGTGAAGAGAATCGGCAAGTTCAGGATATAATGTCGACTCTGGAGAACTTTCAGCTGGACACGACGCCTGCTAAACCCAGTAACCATGATGACTGTGAAATAAGGACAGTGGGACATGTGGAACAGAG ACATTCTCCTTGTCCTGTCAGGCGGCCTGCTAACCCCTATAAAGACAGCAAACCTCCCAACAACAGGCTGAGCGTGGCTGTGAGGGCCCAGCAGAGGCACTCGTCTCGTGGGGCCAATGGGGACAGGAGCAAATTATCCAAGGGCAAAGAAAAGAAGGAGTCCAAAGAGCCAAAGGAGGCTGCCGGCAAAGCGAAGGATGATAAG AACAAAGCAGATGTCCAGGAGAAAGAAGTGAAAAAGTTTGACGGGACAGGATATGATAAAGACCTCGTGGAAGCTTTGGAGAGAGATATTATATCTGAGAATCCAAATGTTAAATG GGACAACATTGCAGACTTGGAAGATGCAAAAAAACTCCTGAAAGAAGCGGTTGTGTTGCCGATGTGGATGCCAGCATTTTTCAAAGGCATACGAAGACCATGGAAG GGAGTGCTTATGGTGGGACCTCCAGGCACGGGGAAAACACTTTTGGCTAAAGCAGTTGCTACCGAGTGCAGAACCACATTCTTCAACGTCTCCTCATCTACTCTCACCTCCAAGTACAGAGGGGAGTCTGAGAAGCTAGTTCGACTTCTCTTTGAAATG GCACGTTTTTACGCTCCCACTACGATCTTCATTGATGAAATTGACTCCATGTGCAGCCGCAGAGGGACTTCAGAGGAACATGAGGCCAGCCGGAGAGTCAAGGCAGAGCTGCTGGTGCAGATGGATG GTGTCGGTGGAGCATCGGAAAACGATGATCCATCAAAGATGGTGATGGTGTTGGCTGCCACCAACTTCCCATGGGACATCGATGAGGCTCTGAGAAGACGGCTGGAGAAGAGGATCTACATCCCTCTGCCTTCAA CGGAAGGGCGGGTGGAGCTGCTCCGGATCAACCTGAAGGAGCTGGAGGTGGCCAGCGACGTGGACTTGGACAAGATCTCGGAGCAGATGGAGGGTTACTCAGGAGCCGACATTACCAATGTGTGCAG GGATGCCTCTCTGATGGCCATGAGGCGAAGAATCGAGGGCCTCACCCCGGAGGAGATCCGTAACATTTCCCGGGACGAGATGCACATGCCCACCACCATGGAGGACTTTGAGTCTTCTCTGAAGAAAGTGTCCAAATCTGTGTCCAAATCTGACCTGGAGAAGTACGAAAAGTGGATCGAAGAGTTTGGGTCCTGCTGA
- the ginm1 gene encoding glycoprotein integral membrane protein 1 isoform X1: MEMSALLVNVISLLFASVTCTESSPRQLNTENILINVTAGTLADTQLQDSNNLQINLNISVGEEQVLVNDVPVELSGVTRFNCQALLLDGINGSSEFESGDLVSTITRVMVSQNRLYSDSEEVVALQVFSEVIEMEGKQVQQPDMCEVKILMSPDFQKLAQFTNIYPIGHSEIFRVPRENDVVVTDPPNPRKDEEQLMSQTTSQYPLKHTETTQEEIAAPGKLPETPLRMDPDLLYDVRYDDEFDVREPSQPDQIQMETPPKELLSSYSAMCQWVEEVRERLRRFSAESLPLFFLVMWVVVIGVVGSAVIVKILDMFFPTCEHKHIFHLNPVTLMPEDEKHTLLENVEIEAEEEEEEKKP, encoded by the exons GAAAACATCCTGATTAATGTGACGGCAGGGACACTGGCGGACACACAGCTGCAGGACTCCAACAACTTGCAG atCAATTTAAACATATCGGTGGGCGAAGAGCAGGTGCTGGTCAATGATGTCCCAGTCGAGCTATCAGGGGTCACCAGGTTCAACTGCCAAGCACTTCTCT TAGACGGCATCAATGGAAGCAGTGAGTTTGAATCTGGGGACTTGGTGTCCACTATCACCCGTGTGATGGTGAGCCAGAACCGGCTATACAGCGACTCAGAGGAGGTGGTGGCTCTGCAGGTGTTCAGTGAAGTAATTGAGATGGAGGGCAAACAG GTCCAGCAGCCTGACATGTGTGAGGTGAAAATACTGATGAGCCCAGATTTCCAGAAGCTGGCTCAGTTTACCAACATCTACCCCATCGGACACAGTGAGATCTTCAGGGTTCCCCGGGAGAACGATGTGGTGGTCACTGACCCACCAAATCCTAGGAAAG acgAAGAACAGCTGATGTCCCAGACCACTAGCCAGTACCCCCTGAAGCACACAGAGACCACCCAGGAGGAGATCGCAGCCCCGGGAAAGCTCCCAGAGACTCCACTTCGTATGGACCCCGATCTCCTGTACGATGTCAGATACGATGATGAGTTTGATGTCAGAGAGCCGAGCCAGCCGGATCAGATTCAGATGGAAACGCCGCCCAAAGAATTGTTATCATCGTACTCT GCCATGTGTCAGTGGGTGGAGGAAGTGAGAGAGCGTCTCCGGCGCTTCAGCGCCGAGTCGCTGCCTCTTTTCTTCCTGGTCATGTGGGTGGTGGTGATCGGCGTTGTCGGGTCAGCGGTCATCGTCAAGATCTTGGACATGTTCTTCCCAACTTGTGAACacaa aCACATTTTTCACCTAAACCCTGTCACTCTAATGCCCGAGGATGAGAAGCACACTCTGCTGGAGAACGTAGAAATCgaggcagaagaagaagaggaagagaagaagccTTGA